ATTTTCTAAGGGTACTTAACATGTcgacttttttccctttcttcttgaaGTTGTTATGGTCTACTGTTATTATTGTGGAATTGATTTGAATTGCATTCTTTTTCCACCTGTTATGGGAGCCAGAAAACCTTACCTGAATAATGTGTGCTTTAGTTTACTTTCCCAAATTTGGATGTTAGTAGTCTTGCCTTACCTAGTAAAAGAGCTACGCCTCACTGATGAAGGttactcttgctgctttcaaatgACCAGGGCTCTTAAAGAAAGTCCCATCCGCTTCTTATATACTGTACTTGTATTTTGCCATTTGAAGCATTTACTTCCCAGAGAACAGATACATAGATACTTCTCCTCCTTCAGTGTTTCCTTAGAGTCACATTCTGCCTACTTACACGGTCAGATTACAGCGGCTAGGCCACATTGTGCGAGGAACCTGTGTCTGGATGCAGTCCAGTTCAGagttatatttatttgaaattgacatttggatctttttaaaaactgttttgctttccttaattttttggagCCCTTGGCAGTCAGCTTTTATAGATTCAAGGGAGTCCCAATTCAAACTCCAGTAGACTTTTTTGTAAAGTGTGTAAACTGAtgttaaaatttacatgaaactgAAAAGAACCAAGAATAGCCAGTTTATAGGATGTAAACTACCTGATTTaaagacttactataaaactgTAGTAATCAAGAGAGTTTGATATTAGTGGGAAGGTAGATATATATATCAAGGGAACAGAATAGTCAAAGCAGACCCACATATATGTGGTCATTGACTTTTTTCTACAAAAGCACCATTGTAATTCAGTGGGGGAAAAGATAGTCTTCAACAAATCTTGCCAAAACATTTGGAAATCCATATGGAACTAAATAAACCTTGATCGTTacctcatatataaaattatttcaaaatggatTATAAACCTAAACCTATaaactaaaactgtaaaacttctagaaaaaaacataagaaacTTTTTGCAACCCTGGGGTAAGCAGAGATGTCttagtagaaaagaagaaaagtagaagagaaattataaaagaaaaaatgataaattggactttatgaAAATCAAAACTTGTTTGATCATCAGAAGAAACCATTAAAAAAGGCAAATCAGTgatggagaaaatatatttgggaaaaaaacttGTGTCTAAGATATATAAAGGACGCTTATAACtcaaaataaacaacctaactttttgaaaatgggcaaaagacttgaatagacactCCATAAAAGAAGATACATGAATAAGCaccatgaaaagatactcaacatcattagccatcaaggaaacaaaagttgaaactacaatgagataccactttacatcACTGGAAAggctaaaataaaaagcaataccTAGTATTAATGTAGATATAGAGCAACTGGAACTACACGTTGCTGGCAAGAATGTAAACTGGAAAACCATGTGGCAGTTTCTTGTGAAGTTAAATATACCATGTTTTTACCATattagcaattccacttctacaTATTTACCCGAGGGAAGGGAAGACATATGTCCATCCAAGACTTGCACAtgaatctccatactgctttattcataatagccccgaatggaaacaacccaaatgtctaccaAGAGCTGAATCCTACAGGGGATACTATTTGGCAATGAAAAGCAACAAACTACCAGTACCTAGAACAACAGGGATGATGAACATAGGCATTATATCGAGCAAGGGAAATTGGATGCAGGAGTATActgattctgtttatataaaattctagaacgTGCAAGACTGTGGAAATAGAAATCAGATCAGTGGGTGTCTGGGGTGGGATGGAGGTTAGAGATAGACTGAAAAGCACGAAGGAACTTTTTGGGTGGATAGAAATGTTTTATACCTTCACTAGGGTAGTGGTTACATGGGTATATACATTGGTTAAAAGTCATTAACCTATGTGTACCCTTAAAGTGtgtgaattttattgtatgtaaattgtaCTTctgtagattttatttaaaaaaaaaatcaaaccatttGCTCTTAATAACTGGAAATGTATACTTTAATCCTAAGGCCCTTTTCCCTTTTAGTTGTTAAGGCAGTGCACCTGTGATTTAATAACTCTAAACTCTAATGTCTTGATTTTTCCCACCAGATTTAATCTCTAACTCATACATAGAAGGGAGAGATTCCTCCATGTATAGAAGGGAGAGATTAATTCTCCCACCAGAGTTCATCTCTTCCTCGGTACACGGAAGGGAGACATTCCTCAATACATAGAAGGGAGAGATTAATTCTGGTGCTTGGAATCCAGAAAGACTTCCTAGTGGCATTATTTATGGTGAATCTTAATTTTGCTGATGCTTCTTAAAATTCCTTGAAGATAGGAACGTATTTGGCTCATCTTTGAATCCTCTATTGTGCTTTGCACAATACCAGACATACAGATGCACTGGAGAAACGTTGATTAGAGTGATTTTTTGTCACATTACTTAAAAATACTATTACGTTTGTTGCTGAGAAATGGGATTGGACTAGATCATTTATAAAGTGACTTTTAATTCTTAACAAGTATTAGTAAGCCTTTAGCAAAGACTTGCTTTGGGTTGCGGACGgtggttcacaactgtaatcccaatacttgagaggctgaggtgggaagatcgtttgagcccaggagtttgagaccagcctgggcaacatagcaagaccccatctaaattaccaaaaaaaaaaaaaaaaaaagtcttcccttGAGCCAGGAGCATAAGttatttagaatttcttttttaaaaactttttttgaaaatttgtataGTTTCTTAGTAAAGATGTAAAACCCGTTCTCTCTTAAATGCAGATGTGTCAGTCTTACGAAATGAAGAACTTAAGCTTCTGTTCCTCAGTCACGTGTATTCTTAAGGACTGACATCTATAGAGCTGGGAGTTTacttttgtttgttcgttttgtaTTATGATCAAGGATCAAAACTATTTGAACAAACAACTAAACATCATAGTATGTAAGATCATCTTTATCATTgactcagtttttgttttgattgaATTTAATTCTAGTTTTGGTATGCCTCGTTTAATATTGTTGGctattaaatttttctaattttctattttcttattttatattaagGTTTCCTTAAGATGTTTCCAGATATCTATTTGCAGTTTGTTCTCCCTTTTCAACATATGGCAGTCCTCAGAGACTTAAGGGTCTAACACTGTGCTTTagttgcccttttttttttttttttttttaacatgagtaACATTCCTTTAGGAAAGCTggtaatttcaaaaattatttggtaTATGACCTAGAAGGAAATGCTGTCcattttttcgttttgttttgcctttagaGATTTCAAGTCTATTAATCATCTTACTAAAGattttgaaatgtaaagaaattaaattccTGTTTCTGATATTTTAGGGTAACACCTGCCTGGAGAATGGATCTTTTTTGCTGAACTTTACAGGCTGTGCAGTGTGCAGTAAGCGGGATTTTATGCTGATCACAAACAAATCCTTGAAAGAAGAAGATGGAGAAGAAATAGTTACCTATGATCGTAAGtagacttttctttatttttttaacctaagtGTGTTAGCAGGTGTCAGCTTTTGGAAGTTGATATGTTACGCAAAATATTCTGAGGCCTATTTCTTTATTGTATCGTGCACATAGTTAcaagttaggttttttttttttttttttttttttttgagacggagtcatgctctgtcgcccaggctggagtgcagtggccggatctcagctcactgcaagctccgcctcccgggttcacgccattctcctgcctcagcctcccaagtagctgggactacaggcgcccgccacttcgcccggctagtttttttgtattttttagtagagacggggtttcaccgtgttagccaggatggtctcgatctcctgacctcgtgatccgcccgtctcggcctcccaaagtgctgggattacaggcttgagccaccgcgcccggcctacaagtTAGGTTTTTAAGAGGAAAATGTCATTAACACCTCATTTATCTGGGATCATCAAAGAGTCTATGTAAATGACTTTTGCAGATAACTAGAGCTTATGATTCAGacactgaatttttttgtttatcaaattattttttaggGACATACTTTTAAAAGCTTTATGCTGCGTTAACAaggtatattttttattaattgttATTATTGTGACCTTAGGGTCATCCATGTGAGTTTTCACTTTCTGCTACAGTATAATACCATGATATCCTCCAACAGCTATTAAAGTATTTAGGGCTACTTGTCCCTATACT
The window above is part of the Macaca fascicularis isolate 582-1 chromosome 7, T2T-MFA8v1.1 genome. Proteins encoded here:
- the CHURC1 gene encoding protein Churchill isoform X10; the protein is MCGDCVEKEYPNRGNTCLENGSFLLNFTGCAVCSKRDFMLITNKSLKEEDGEEIVTYDRVYHAVSVMWQS